CCATCGAGTTAAGACCTAGTCACTCAGACTTGATCAACAATGAGCGAAAACGAAGTCAAGGAGTCTGATGCTATCCATCTTGAGCAAGCCCAATCTCAAGATGCCAAAGACATGCAGCATGTTCATGTTCTGTCTGCAGACCAGGCGTCTATTCGCCGAAAGGTATGTTTGAGATTGACGCAAGGGGTTCAGTGCTGACTCGCGCAGTTTGATCGTCGCGTTCTGCCAATAGTCTGCATACTATACATATTGTCCTATCTGGACCGAGGTACTGTGTGTCCTTGCCTCGCATTCCTAGTATAACCCCTCAGACTGAATCACGCAGGAAACATTGGAAACGCCAAGACAGCAGGTATAGACACGGCACTTGGGCTCAACGACAAGCAATGGTCGTGGGTTCTGTACTCGTTCTATATATGCTACATTCTATTTGAATGGACTACGGTCTTGTGGAAGATCTTTCCGGCTCACATCTATATTGCGATTCTTTGTATCTGGTGAGTTTGCAAGTCTTGAGAACAGTGGCCTGATCGACGCTGAACCGATACAGCTGGGGAGCAGCCGCCATGTGCAGTGGTGCAGTCACTAACTTGCCCGAGCTGATTGTTTGCCGATGTCTGCTGGGTATATTCGAGGCGGCGTTTGGGGCGGGTGCGCCCTACTTCCTATCGTTATTCTACCAGAGAGGGGAACTTGGATTCCGTGTCTCCATGTTGCTGGGGATGTCACCTGTGGCGAACTGCTTTGCAAGTGCACTTGCCTTTGGTATTACTCATATCCGCAATTCAATTGCGCCGTGGAGGCTCCTATTTATTATTGGTATGATCCTATATCGGAGGCCCTGAATACACCGTTTTTTGAATTGGATACGAGGCTAACACAGAGTATAGAAGGAGCACCAACAGTCCTCTTTTCtgtcattgtcttcttctttcttgccGACTCCCCAGGAACCGCCAAATTCCTTACCGAAAGCGAACAAACCCAAGCCGTCGAGCGTCTCCAAACAGTCGACCAGACTGCAAAAAACAAGATGGAATGGAAACAAGTCCTCCAAGGCCTATCAGACTATAAGAACTACATCCACATGACAATCCACTTCTGCTGCAACTACTCTTTCGCAGGActctccaacttcctccCCACCATTATTCAAGAAATGGGCTATACGTCTGTCAACGCACAGGGACTCTCGGCGCCTCCATACTTCGCGTCATTCCTCCTCTGCATCGTAGCTGCTCTTATATCCGATCGATGGGGACATAGAGGATTAGTGATCACCGTATCTGCGGTAGTCGGAATGGTAGGGTACCTCATTCTCGCCGCGGTGGAGGACGAGCACAAAACCGGGGTGAGATATTTTGGAGTGTGGCTGGCGACCTGCGGAGTGTTTCCTGCGTTGTCGATTAATATCACCTGGCTGTTGAATAATCAGGGAGGGGATTCCAAGAAGGGCGCTGGGATGGCTATATTGGCGGTTTTCGGTCAGTGCTCAAGTTTTGTGAGTAGTTCGGCTTTTCCGGATTCTGAAGGGTGAGTTTCTCTGGGTTCTTTTATTTCAACGTTGTTTTGCTTGAGGCGATGGAGAAAGGCTAATAGGATATTCTTAGGCCTTTTTATGTCAGAGGGTGCGCCATTGGGTGCGCATTGACTGGTTTGATCGCCGTGCTGACATTAGGGCTGTATCTGAAATTGAGGCATGAGAATAGGCGACGTGATCGAATGTATGGGACGGTGGATCCAGATGTCCGGGTAGATGTTACAAGGGAGGGAGACAATCACCCCCAGTTTCGGTACTTGACTTAGAATATGTAGTCTGACAGTTATACCATACACATATCGATGCGGAATGAAAGGCATgcaagaaatataatatatttgaACTGCCGATTCCCCACCCGTAACCGTAAGTAGTTTAGTTACGCTGCAGCTGAATTAGGGTTGATTGAAAATAATCAAAAggctatttaaaaatttctcCGCACGTTACTTTCCCCACATAAATTAACCTCTTTTTCCGACGCAGGCTTACTTCAAGTTCCAACTGCATGCATGCATGCAGCCATGCATCGTCCGCCACGCAGTCGCGCTGTCACCAACTATACTTACCGCCGTACATATAAGGCATGCATTCCTTGCCGGGAAAGGAAGGCGAAATGTGAGCTTTTGGAAGAAAGTCGACCACCGTGTTCTCGGTGTCGGAAGATGAACTTGGAATGTCGGTTTACGGAGAAAAGGCCGTGGGCGAGAGAGAACCCGGGTATGATGTTCTACTCTTCGTCTTTTACTCGGATCATACATCAATTCTAAACTGTCAAGAGCCTGATATGCCAAGAGCCACCTGTTCGAGGATTGCTCGCTATGGTACACAAGACGTTCGACGGAACGCACCGCAAGAAGGTGAGTTTTGTCTTGCGGGCTTTCATACGTGCTTAACCTGATTGTTTTACTTTTGTCCTAGGAAATGGAGATACATACTCTCATACCAATAGGAATGTTGTGACAGCCTTGGAGCATATGCTGCCCTCAAGAGATGATTCATTTGATCTCTTTTTACAGGGAGAGATACCAAACCCATTTCCATTTACGCCACTAACACCTACGGATAACAGTACTAACAGTGAAGGGCGAAGCTCCATAGACGCAGATATACTTCGAATATGGAGCGCCTGGCGGTTCGTTAGGATGGGGTGGATCAAAGCTCGTGAAGCAGTCACCCTTGTCGAGCTGTAGGTTTTCCGAATCAATATGCTCCCTACTGTTAAATATATGGGGAGGGCTTTAACAGATACAGATTCTTCCAAAATATGTTCCCCCTGTCTCCCGTCCTAACCGACTTCTACAATACACCCGAGAATCACTACTGGCTTGTAACTCAGGAGCCTATGCTTTGCTGCACAATATTGATGATATCGTCAAGATACCATGTCCTTCCTGGACTTGGTGGTACCTCCCGAGCATATTCCATCCATAATCGACTATGGCAGCACTGCCAACATCTCATCCTCCGGATCATGCTAGGCCAGGAAAAGCTCTCAAAGGCAAAGACAAGACATGTGGGTTCTATCGAGGCACTTCTTCTGATGTGCGAATGGTATCCACGGGCGCTGAACTTTCCTTTGGAAAACGATGGATGGGACTCAGATCTGATTCTTACAGAGCCAGACCTCCGAGATCCTCCGGCACCAGCGAGCGAAATACCTATGTCCGATCGCTGGAAAGAAGATGTCGTTGAACCTACTAGACGGTCTGATCGGATGTCATGGATGCTAGTCAGCACTGCGCTGGCACTGGCGCATGAGCTAGGCATCTTTAAGAATGATAatgggaagaggaaggatgagTACGATGTACCTGGTATGCGGTCGGACGCAGAGGTCTATCTGCAACAGTTGGAGTGGAGACGTCGccgtcttccttctttgttgTATGTGTTTGCCAACATGCTCGCTTCCCGGTTGGGATGCACATCACTTATTCCCGAGATACCGATAGTCAATGCTGCCGAGGGTGTCACAGGTTGTCCCTGTGTAGACAATGAATGGATGTATTTCATGGCTTCATGGATCGACTTAACCCGGTTGGCTAAAGAGATCACCGACACGCATTTCCCAGCAATAGCCAGAAGCGGTGATCAGAGGAGGAACTTAGGATCTTCAGAAGACTGGGACAGCATGTTATACCGCTGGCAAGCCAGCCGGCCAACATTAAGTGAACTGCACCGACTGCTGTTCTGTTACTTCACCTGCTAATAAGACTCACAGATTCCCATCTGGAATCCATCCTTCACATCGAATACCAATATCTCCAAGTCTTCACAAACTCCATTAAAGTCCAATCCCTGGTTGAAAGCATCCTCAACTCACCTACCCAGTCTGCCAGCACTGACCGCACCTGCATCGATGAAGTAATCAACAGGTCATCTGAGATCCTACAATGGTTACTCATCCAGCCCAGCATTCAATACCTTCCCATCCGCGTCTTCCTACGAATAATCAGTTCCTCAATTTTCCTCATGAAAGCCTTGGCACTAGGCGTCCGAACCACACAGCTTCACACCTCATTAAACCTCCTTGAACAGACGATCAGTACCCTACAATCGAGCTCATTAGACGACATGCAGCTCGTATCGCAATATGCATCCCTATTGCAGATCCACGTTTCTCGTCTGCGACAGACCTTCATGACTTCGGCAcaggagagggagaaggacgTTCAATCGGAAGGTCAAGAAAATACCAATACGATATCACTAGCCGGGCAGACAGAGCTAGTGCAAGGATCTCATGACCCTATGCTCGGGCAGTTAGATGAAGGTGGGGATGATTGGCTGTGGTTGCCTATTGATCCACTCATGGCGCCCTTTGGCACTTGGGATGATAGTGGTCAGTTGGATTATGGATTGAATGCGGCGCATTTGGACTTGGACTTTATTTGGAATTTGCCGCCGTGAAGGGTGCTTTCAGGTTTGTGGTTGGAGCCTCTGCTCGAAATGGCCCTTGTATAGGTCAACCAGGTTAAGGCTCGATAGGTGGGTTAACGGAAGAATATATTTGTTTGCCCTACACCAACACATATCATAATTCAGTTTAGAGAAGGCTACCGCCTACAATGTTACCAGCTCAAGGCTCAGTTTAGATCCAGGAAATAATTATTGTCCTCAACCATCGGTGTACACTAAGCCCTAACCCCTTGCGTGGCCAGGCCTATTGTGGCCATACCAGGTGATATAGGATATCAATGAATAGCTCCGTATTATAACATCCCAACATGTCATTTGCCGAGCTAAAAGAGCATGGATAGAATGGCACGATCCTAGCCTGCCAAGCTTTCAACCAACGAGGCTGGCCTTGGCTTCAAGGGTCGGGGGGAAACAAAGAGGACATAGCAAGGATTGAGATCCTGAACTGCAGGGAGACCAAGACCAACATCGCTGGCCCTAAGCTCTCAGCCCCAACGTTCCAGGCcgaaataaaatatatattaacccGTTTGCCGATGCACTGGACAGAAACTGACTGACATTATCCTTTAGTCAATTTTACGCTTTGGAGTTCCGCGACCATGGCCAACATCCCATTCCCAACCGTGCCCTATCCGCTAATGGAGCCACCGGCTCACcgtgagaagaagatgaaggtgcTTGCGCTGGGCATGTCACGCACCGGGACCATGTGTGGGTGAACCCCATTCCTAGGTCCAATAGAGAATATGAGAGCTAACAATAAATAAAGCATTATACGTTGCACTGAAGAAGCTAGGATACAACAGCTATCATATGGCAGAATGTTCCCTAGACCAACACAATGGGTCGCTAGGCCTCTGGACGAAAGCCATCAACGCAAAATTCCATGGCAACGGTCGGAAGTTTTCGGGCGCAGATTTTGACCAAATGCTTTGGCGCTATGATGTGAATCCCGCCCCCTGTCTTACTAGCCTCATTATATACCACAGTGGGCAACACTAATCCGTTAGTCAGGCTGTGACCGATATTCCCTGCATTCTGTTCGCCGAAGAACTCATGGATGCATATCCCGACGCGCAAATCGTTTTGACTACGCGGCCGGTTGATTCCTGGTTGCCGTCTATGCAGCAGACGTTTTATGCAATCTTAAGTTGGAAGCGCTGGGCTTTGCTTGAGTTCATTGATAGAGTACCTACCCATCGCACCCCTGGTCCCCCCTATTCTGGATTTGTTTCTAAAAGTTTCGAAGTCCTACATAGGCCTATACATCCCTCTCCTCCGGTCCTCTCTATCTGTATGGACCGGCGGAAACTGGCAGGATACAAGCCGTCTCCCTACCGGCTTTGAAGCCCACTATGACCAAGTCCATGCTGCCGCGCGGGCACGTGGACGTAAAGTGCTTGAGTTCAAGGTCCAGGATGGCTGGGATCCTCTCTGCCAGTTTCTAGGAAAGGAAGTCCCGAGTGAACCGTTCCCTCATGTCAATGAAGGTGATTTTATTGCTAGATTTCATGTCATTATTTTCTGGGTGCGGCTGGTAGGCTTGGCGAAGAAGGGCTTGATATGGGCTTCccctgttgttgctgttggggCTGCTTGGTGGTATTTTGGCTGAGTGGTATAAGGGCCATGAGTCAGTTTGACGATATTCTAAGCAAAGAAACGCGCCTAAGTAAAACTGAGGAGCATTTGGCCATGGCACAGGCCTGGTGTTGCGCTTAGCAGATACAAAGACAGAATAGGCAAGCCGGACTATTTTTCGTGTATCTGTATAAGTTCGTCACAATTGAATATGCAATCCGATTTGTTTATGTATCTAACTATCTGATCCAAAAATATATGACACTCTGGTGGATCCAACacaaatcaaaagaaatacGGAAGATCCAACGGGAGCACGAGGGTTTGTGATCACCGGCGCAGTTATTTAGACTTGCATTCTAGACCACAACATCGTTAGCGGCGTATCTCTCAGGTTGACAGGGATATACTATCTCCACGTGGTCAAGACGTATCGGTCATATTGAATATTGATGATGTAGTCTTGAAAATTGTCGCCTCCAATGCCGGGAACGCGCTCTTCTGGATCCTTCAACTCTATAGAAGTGGTACCAAATAATTcaggatatatatagccgAGCCTTTCCCAGTGTTGAGTATCATTCGAGGAATTAACTGAACGTTGACTGTCCTTATGGAATGGCAGCAAGGGATCAGTTGGCTTTGGGTCGCCTTCAACACGGTCGTCGAACCACTTGTCAGGATTCAAGTACTGCCAGATTGCCAGAATCCTTAGGCGTTCCATAGGTTACCCTCAAACAAAAGTACACTCACTGAAGACATTGTTCGGCATTATCTTGGTAGTTGCGTAACAAAGTCTCGTCACAATCATTCCCCTAACAGCTTTCAATTGGATCACAGACAGATGAACCTACAAAAcctctggaaagaaaacgtTTATTGACGACGAGCATAAATCCTGAGAGTTCGAGTAGCCTCATGTACAGGGCTGATGAATATCTTTGACCCCACCTTTCGGTAATAAGGCTCCGCAACGGCCCGCACCCTGGCCACGACCCGCGCTGTTCGAACGCCACGTCATAGCGCTATAGATCTGACTAGCCGATACCCCTTCTATGTATTTTCCATTCAATCCGAGCAGATCCTGCCATTTCAGCCCTGCAACAGGTTGCATTCCGTTGATGCATTGGACTGAAATGTGCGGCACAATGGGACAAATATAGGCTTCCGGGCGACGATCCTACTTTTCCATTGCACACTTGATATCCGTATGACGTTCGTCCTACTAGCTTGTTAAACCTCAGTCTACGTTAATACTAGTGGGTCATGTACTTGCTCATTTCAGGAGAACTGAGCCCCTCTATAGACTCTTCTAGCTAATCAATTGCCTTCTTGTTAAGGTTCAAGACTTATCCCGGCCATTTGCCAGGGATAGCTTTCAGCGAGTATGAGCCATACGCCAGTGTGGTGTGGCTCTGGCAACTCTAGGCACTCAATGTAGCTGCGCCTAAACCTCACAGATTCCATGAGATATCATTCCTATATCAGACTTGCCACCCGTGGGTGTAAGCACGGGCCCTCACACGTATGCATGTCAAGATACGTCTCATGTAAGGTGGCCTGTCATGCATTGTGAATGTGACATGGCTATCACCTACAGAATAACGTAACTACCGCCCACATAGCCAGTGAACAATACCTGGGCCTGTTGGTCGTGTGAGGTAACAGTCACTCATATTCATAAGCTCTTACACATAACAATATTGAGGTTGGTTTGAAGCCTTACTCTAACTGGCCATCTGCTGGTCGCTCTCATTTGTCATCTGAAGCCGATATCAATAACAGACAAACTTTCTTCCAGTATTCGTATCGCGCTATCGGCTTCGGTTCATCGAGGGAATGGCGTGGAATGAAATAATGCATGGCAGTCTGATCTAACATGCACCTCGTCCTTTATGGACCACCAAACTTGAGGTTAGGCACTGCGCCAAGCACATTTTCTGATTGAATTAACTGTTAAAGGCTCCAGTATCCtgaaaagataaaaagtcCCACCTCTGGCCAGGTCCCTCACTGCTCGAATTGTCTCTCGATCAACCTTTCTTACTTATAAAAACCAGAGAGCCAAGAGCGGCTCTAAGACAAATCCACTAACAAAATCCATAACACTTGGTTCTTAGTCAACTTTATTCCTCCTCAGCGCTATGTCCGGTATCCTTGCAAGCTTGGAGTTTGAACAAATTGCAGTGTACAAACCTGGGGAGGTTGAGTATGAAAAGTCTATTGCGACTGCATATCTGCTGTACCGCTTCGCGAGACCTTCATACGTAGTTCAGCCTACACATCCTGCCCAGGTTCAGGACATTGTGAGGTACCTCATCGAGTATAATGACAGACAGAAGCCAGACTCCCAGGTATCCATCACGATCAAGAATGGCAGTCATTCTTATGCAGGGTTCTCCTCCACCGATAAGGGGATCTTGTTGGACCTCTCAAAGATGAATAGGGTGAAGCTCAACCTGGACAAAGACTCTCATCCAAAATCAGTTACGATCAGAGGGGGTGCCTTATGGGGTCATGTATATAAGCAATTGATCAACGGGAGGCATAAAGGGTACATGCTCGCTGGTGGGGACTGTTCCACTGTCGGAGTGAGTGGTTTTGTTCTGGGTGGTGGTCTTAGCGCGTTCTCCAGAAGCCTCGGAATGGCATGCGATAATTTGACGGAGGCGACCATAATTACTGCCGACGGTAGAATGGTTACAGTTGGGGAGAACCGTGACCCGGATTCAGATGAAGGCAAACTATTCTGGGCACTCCGTGGTGGCGGTGCCGGGAACTTTGGTATTGTCGTCCAGCTGAAAATGAACATCCACCAGTTCCAGAAAGAGGACGATAGTGCTAGGACTCGGGAAACGGTGATAGCTGGAAGATACACATGGTTTCCATATCCCGGGGAGGTGGAAGAAGCTAAACTTATGGCCACGATGAATGAGTCCTATACGACGAAGTGGGTGGATAGCCTCGCCATTCACAGTACATGGATCTGCGATCTCCAAGAGGCCAGGACTCTACCTGCAATTCGCTTCATTGTCTACCACAATGGCGAGAAGAATAGCATCGATAAGCAGCTTGACAAATTGGTCGAACAAGGGAATCCATCGGATCAAACGAGCGAGCGGAGGCGGGAGTTGGCGAAACCTCTCAGAAGGCGAACCGACTACGCTGTTCCTTCATGAGACCCTTCTGGCTCAGTGGTCCGAGGAAACCCAAATGTTCTTTCCTTCTGACAAGTCGTACAAGTACTTTTCCTCCTTTGTGTTCGAGAACGATGAAAGCACAATCAAGGAAGTTACCTCCATGATCAAAGACAGGATGAGAGCTTTCAGAAACCAGTTCTCAGGACAACAGGGTTTGCTGCAGGTTACGCCTATTCATTCTGGAGGCAAGGCAGGGAGCCCCGCTGCCAACGCCACGGCCTTCCCCTGGCGGAAGGACATATGTTATATCACATATATTATGGTGCGGTGGAGAGAAAAATGGTTgggggaggagatgaagtcatTCTGAGTGAGTTTCACTGGAGAGTTGAGGGAGAAGTCTATGAAAGGGAAGGCAGCATTCATCAATTTCGCCGGAAAAAATACTACGCCGCAACCAATATGAAGATGCTTACTACGATGTGAACGTCATCAAGTTGCAGGAAGTTAAGGCACACTGGGACCGGAAGAACCTTTTCCACTTCTCTCAGAGCAATCAGCTCGTGTCACCGGAAGCCGGATATGCGGCAGGTGACTCCTATCGTCCTGCGACAGATGAACAACTTGTCCACGATCAATGGGAAAGCTCTACATCTACACTTCCCCAAACGAATGACTTTCCTGGAATTGAAGGATATCCCTACTCGGGGTTTTGAGATACGAGTGGGAAAGGGTTTGGTAAGTGTATATGTATTCACACCCGCTTGTGCTGATATCCTTCGTAACTAATTGTAATTTTTTTGAAAGCTTTCTAGTGGCTGAGCTTCGCTTGCAGCATGTGAGCTGATACAATCACAGTCATCTAAGTGAATATTACGACCTTTCTCTGCTCTGCTGCCCATTCATTTGTATGAGCCAATGTGCACTTGATTGTAGACTCTCAATTTAGAGTCGATTATCTTCCCTCTATAGCTTCTTATCAGCTACCATATCAGCACCAAACTGTGCAATTTACATAACTAAGGACCATGCTATATAAAAGACCATTTGACTTAAATCACCAGATATTGCTGGTAGTTCGCACCTACTGTGTTTAACTTCCCATCGGAAAAGCCGATGGTATCGGCAACGCGCCGAGCCCTAACCAGCTCCGAGGCAATTAAACGGACCATTGGTAGGAAGGATTAAATATGATCAAATGTTCTAAAGaaagtttaataaataaacgAATACACAAACAAGCAGCCTCCTTGGGCGATAACCGAAGCTGCATTCATTTTACGAATTCTCGGCTTTCCTAATTAGGATATTGATCAGATCCGAAACATTGCATCCTACAGCCGAAGCACTAGATACAAGGGGCTGAGAGTAATACTCTACTTGGCAAAGTCTAACCTCATATCATCGGAATTTAATTCCCTCCGTTAATCTGGGGTAGACCAGATCATGACCGGCCCGGTGGACCTCAACCTTTCCACTTCAGGAAGCTGGAGCCATAGATTAAGTATCGACCTCCACAAAGCCCTTCCCCGGATGTAACCCTGCAAAGCTTGATAGATTGAAGAATGAATCTATGTTCAAATGTACCCCACCAGAAGAATACTATAGCAATATGAAGGACATAGCATAACTATATAACACAGaccctctcttcctcttcacacaaagaaaagcatcaAGTCTTCATTCCATCCGCTACAACACAAAGTTACTCAATCCACAAAGCCATTTTAAGTCACAATGATGCTCCCCAAatccctcctccccctctccatcatcttcctcccatGCGCCCAAGCATGCCTCGAAGTCGTCGGCACCCTTTTCGTCTCCCACTCTACCTCATGGAACGTCCAGTTGAAGGACGACGGGGAGCAGACCTGCAGCTTCAACTGTAATGCATGGACAACCACCTGCGATGCAACCTGCAACGATGGCTATAAGGCCAAATGGACAACGACCACAGATTGGAGACATCAGCCCGGAAAGCTGCATTACGATACACCCCATGGATCGTACGACCTGGATGTGCCAGTTGAGGACGGCTCGGAGGTGACGTACAATTGCTGTGGTGGTAATGTGCCGTGTCAGTGTACTCAGATTACCTACCGAGGAAACTTCTGGTGCTGAGTTGGGGGAGTTACTTATTGGTGAGTTTTGACTCTAGGCTTTTAAGTAGGACTTGAGAGTTCAATGTGCTGATATGTAGAGTCTAGGGGTTGGAATATCTGGGAAATGCGAATGGATGGCACTTTGGGTATTAGCTGCGTTGGGAACCGAGGCTTCGAACACATGTTGTGTATGCTTGCTTATCTTGTTGGTTGCCTGGGGAGAGATATACATAGCTAGTCAATgaagatataattatttGCAATGTATGTAATTCTCTGGGTATACCCTGGTGGAATGATGTTTTACATCTTTCTACATGTCGTGCTCTGTAGGACTTGAATGCACCAAAACAATTAGGATCAGATCGACTGGCGCACAGTGGTAGAATGTATTACCAAACCAGGGACCCACACGGATATATCAATATACATCCTTGCAGTGAGAAAGACCGGACAGTAATTTTGAGCAAGGAAGGAGTCTAGGGATGCatagataaatagataaGATGCGTCGCTAGATGATTAAAACCGGGATTAAATGGTAAAGCGGGGTAGCGTGTTATCTTCAGATAAACGACTCACataaacaaacaacagaATCACACTGCCAGTCTCATTGCACATCATGGAGCAGCTCTCTCTATCAGGCATCTCACCGAAGGCGGGCTTTGAGAATATTCCAATCATCGATGTCGCAGCTTTAAAGAGTCCGGATCGCAGAGAACGACAGAGACTAGCGAGGGAAATCTATGATGCCTGCACACAGGTTGGGTTCTTCTACATTAAGGTGACTAACTTCTCTTCACGATTCCAAATTGTACtgattattaatatatgtCCTGCAGAATCATGGGATATCGGAGGAGCTAATAATGGCTCTTCACGATGCGGCGCATCGATTCTTCGCCCTCCCAGAAGAGCAGAAAATGGAATATTCTGTGGCGAAGTCGAAGGTGTGTATTCACCCAAGGGATCcaacaccaaagaagaaatgtATAAATAATTGATAGAAATATCGTGGATTCATGCCCGTATATGCAGAGGAAATACCGATCCCTGATGATCCGAGTGAGCGCACCGATACAAATAATATGGGCGCGCTTCTGGAATCATTTGATATCGGTTATGAAATCCTCGCTGATCCCCAACGTGCAGCAGATGATGTGCTTCCCCCAGACACATATGATCTATATGGAGACAACCAGTGGCCCAGCAATGAGGTGCTTCCCAAATTCCGAGAAACGTATTTGCTTTATTGTGCCGAGGCACTCACCCTCTGTCGAAGACTAATGAGAAGCTTTGCACTCGCCCTTGGCCTCGACGAGGGTTTCTTTGACCCCGTGATGAAATTTCCGGGGGTCACATCCCGCCTCTTGCATTACCCACCCCAGCCTGTGGAGGGAGAGGTCAGAGATGGGCTCGGGGCTCACACGGTAGGCGATCTATTCCTAACATTATGTCCTGCTGCCGGCCCAGCTAATGGTGATCGTTTCACTTAGGACTACGAATGCTTTACGATTTTGTCTCAAGATAACGTACCCGCATTGCAAGTCCGTAACGCTCGCGGCGAATGGGTGGTGGCGCCTCCTATTCCAGGGACGCTGGTTGTGAACATCGCTGATTGCTTGTCTAAGTGGTAGGCGCTTGACCTTTGTGATGGTTATATGGATGTTGACCCCCCTAGGACAAATGAAACCTTCAAGTCCACTGTTCACCGAGTCATCAATCTTACTGGTCAAGAACGTTATTCaatccccttcttcttcggagtCGACTATAACGCCACAGTGTCAGTCCTGCCAAGTTGTATCTCCGATGACAGGCCGGCACGTGTAAAGCCGTTCGAGACTGGTAAGGTGAGTACACTATGAACTATATTCTTGGGTGGATTG
The sequence above is a segment of the Aspergillus flavus chromosome 4, complete sequence genome. Coding sequences within it:
- a CDS encoding major facilitator superfamily domain-containing protein; this translates as MSENEVKESDAIHLEQAQSQDAKDMQHVHVLSADQASIRRKFDRRVLPIVCILYILSYLDRGNIGNAKTAGIDTALGLNDKQWSWVLYSFYICYILFEWTTVLWKIFPAHIYIAILCICWGAAAMCSGAVTNLPELIVCRCLLGIFEAAFGAGAPYFLSLFYQRGELGFRVSMLLGMSPVANCFASALAFGITHIRNSIAPWRLLFIIEGAPTVLFSVIVFFFLADSPGTAKFLTESEQTQAVERLQTVDQTAKNKMEWKQVLQGLSDYKNYIHMTIHFCCNYSFAGLSNFLPTIIQEMGYTSVNAQGLSAPPYFASFLLCIVAALISDRWGHRGLVITVSAVVGMVGYLILAAVEDEHKTGVRYFGVWLATCGVFPALSINITWLLNNQGGDSKKGAGMAILAVFGQCSSFVSSSAFPDSEGPFYVRGCAIGCALTGLIAVLTLGLYLKLRHENRRRDRMYGTVDPDVRVDVTREGDNHPQFRYLT
- a CDS encoding uncharacterized protein (expressed protein); the protein is MSVYGEKAVGEREPGYDVLLFVFYSDHTSILNCQEPDMPRATCSRIARYGTQDVRRNAPQEGNGDTYSHTNRNVVTALEHMLPSRDDSFDLFLQGEIPNPFPFTPLTPTDNSTNSEGRSSIDADILRIWSAWRFVRMGWIKAREAVTLVELFFQNMFPLSPVLTDFYNTPENHYWLVTQEPMLCCTILMISSRYHVLPGLGGTSRAYSIHNRLWQHCQHLILRIMLGQEKLSKAKTRHVGSIEALLLMCEWYPRALNFPLENDGWDSDLILTEPDLRDPPAPASEIPMSDRWKEDVVEPTRRSDRMSWMLVSTALALAHELGIFKNDNGKRKDEYDVPGMRSDAEVYLQQLEWRRRRLPSLLYVFANMLASRLGCTSLIPEIPIVNAAEGVTGCPCVDNEWMYFMASWIDLTRLAKEITDTHFPAIARSGDQRRNLGSSEDWDSMLYRWQASRPTLNSHLESILHIEYQYLQVFTNSIKVQSLVESILNSPTQSASTDRTCIDEVINRSSEILQWLLIQPSIQYLPIRVFLRIISSSIFLMKALALGVRTTQLHTSLNLLEQTISTLQSSSLDDMQLVSQYASLLQIHVSRLRQTFMTSAQEREKDVQSEGQENTNTISLAGQTELVQGSHDPMLGQLDEGGDDWLWLPIDPLMAPFGTWDDSGQLDYGLNAAHLDLDFIWNLPP
- a CDS encoding putative NAD dependent epimerase/dehydratase: MANIPFPTVPYPLMEPPAHREKKMKVLALGMSRTGTMSLYVALKKLGYNSYHMAECSLDQHNGSLGLWTKAINAKFHGNGRKFSGADFDQMLWRYDAVTDIPCILFAEELMDAYPDAQIVLTTRPVDSWLPSMQQTFYAILSWKRWALLEFIDRSYIGLYIPLLRSSLSVWTGGNWQDTSRLPTGFEAHYDQVHAAARARGRKVLEFKVQDGWDPLCQFLGKEVPSEPFPHVNEGDFIARFHVIIFWVRLVGLAKKGLIWASPVVAVGAAWWYFG
- a CDS encoding putative 6-hydroxy-D-nicotine oxidase; the protein is MSGILASLEFEQIAVYKPGEVEYEKSIATAYLLYRFARPSYVVQPTHPAQVQDIVRYLIEYNDRQKPDSQVSITIKNGSHSYAGFSSTDKGILLDLSKMNRVKLNLDKDSHPKSVTIRGGALWGHVYKQLINGRHKGYMLAGGDCSTVGVSGFVLGGGLSAFSRSLGMACDNLTEATIITADGRMVTVGENRDPDSDEGKLFWALRGGGAGNFGIVVQLKMNIHQFQKEDDSARTRETVIAGRYTWFPYPGEVEEAKLMATMNESYTTKWVDSLAIHSTWICDLQEARTLPAIRFIVYHNGEKNSIDKQLDKLVEQGNPSDQTSERRRELAKPLRRRTDYAVPS